In Clostridium sp. SY8519, one genomic interval encodes:
- a CDS encoding putative sulfate exporter family transporter: MKFLKQNGPGILFCLCIAFPCWLLGRAIPVIGGAVFGILAGMVITLIKKDKTGLQSGIQFTSGKILQLAVVLLGFGLNLNVILATGRQSLPIIVCTISTSLILAFLCSRLMHIEGKISTLVGVGSSICGGSAIAAAAPAIDADDEQIAQAISVIFFFNVIAAILFPVLGAAIGFNTSSGEAFGIFAGTAVNDTSSVTAAASTWDSTWHLGSATLDKAVTVKLTRTLAIIPITIVLALLRARREKENSHGSSIRVWQIFPKFILWFIAASAITTIAVSLGAPAEVFTPVKELSKFFIVMAMTAIGLNSNIVHLVRSGGKPIFLGAVCWVGITGVSLLLQHTLGIW; this comes from the coding sequence ATGAAATTCTTAAAACAAAACGGTCCCGGGATTCTTTTCTGTCTGTGCATCGCCTTTCCCTGCTGGCTGCTTGGCCGTGCCATCCCGGTCATCGGCGGCGCTGTCTTTGGGATTCTGGCCGGTATGGTGATTACTCTGATCAAAAAGGACAAAACCGGACTGCAGTCCGGGATCCAGTTCACTTCCGGAAAAATCCTGCAGCTGGCTGTCGTTCTCCTTGGGTTTGGCCTAAATCTGAATGTGATTCTGGCTACCGGCCGCCAGTCTCTGCCGATTATCGTGTGCACCATCTCCACTTCTCTGATCCTGGCATTTCTCTGCAGCCGTCTGATGCACATTGAAGGAAAGATTTCCACCTTAGTAGGCGTCGGCTCCTCCATCTGCGGAGGCTCTGCCATAGCCGCCGCCGCGCCTGCCATTGACGCGGATGACGAGCAGATCGCCCAGGCCATTTCCGTAATCTTCTTCTTTAATGTCATCGCCGCCATCCTGTTCCCTGTGCTGGGTGCGGCCATCGGTTTTAACACCTCTTCCGGAGAAGCTTTTGGTATTTTCGCAGGTACTGCAGTCAACGACACCTCATCGGTCACTGCTGCCGCCTCCACCTGGGACAGCACCTGGCATCTGGGCTCTGCCACCCTGGACAAGGCAGTCACTGTCAAACTGACCCGAACCCTTGCGATCATTCCCATTACGATTGTTCTGGCGCTACTTCGGGCCCGCAGAGAAAAAGAAAACAGCCACGGCTCTTCCATCCGGGTATGGCAGATCTTTCCCAAATTTATCCTTTGGTTTATCGCTGCCTCTGCCATCACCACCATTGCCGTATCTCTGGGGGCTCCCGCGGAAGTATTTACCCCTGTAAAAGAGCTGAGCAAGTTCTTTATCGTCATGGCCATGACCGCCATCGGTTTAAACAGCAATATTGTCCATCTGGTGCGCAGCGGCGGAAAGCCCATCTTCCTGGGCGCCGTCTGCTGGGTCGGAATCACAGGCGTCAGCCTGCTGCTGCAGCACACACTGGGCATCTGGTAA
- a CDS encoding LysR family transcriptional regulator yields MLDLRIETFLMVCETMNYTKAARRLNITQPAVSQHIRYLEEYYGKKLFCYSGKKLTLTRAGEMLRQVSGAMRNDEDLLRRRIKEEDPEVFPLYFGVTKTIGEYVIAKPLARYMRRHPDTPVQMEISNTDVLLRHMREGIIHFALVEGYFNSREYDSIPYAMVPFVPVCAAGHRFSAEPYQTRDLLGENLILREQGSGTRMILERQLNAMNLQIGDFRRVCEIGGMHAILQMLQEDAGISFMYLSAAQSLIDQGVLRQIPLRDFHTPHAFNFIWERGSVHEPIYREICAELGMKERTDRGPAAGSGQSG; encoded by the coding sequence ATGCTGGATCTTCGGATCGAAACATTTCTTATGGTATGTGAAACCATGAACTATACAAAAGCTGCCCGCAGACTGAATATTACACAGCCGGCCGTGTCGCAGCACATCCGTTATCTGGAGGAATATTACGGAAAGAAGCTGTTTTGCTACAGCGGGAAAAAATTGACGCTGACCAGGGCGGGAGAAATGCTCCGGCAGGTATCCGGGGCCATGCGGAATGATGAGGATCTGCTGCGGCGCCGCATAAAGGAAGAAGATCCGGAGGTGTTTCCCCTGTATTTTGGTGTGACAAAGACCATTGGAGAATATGTGATCGCGAAACCTCTGGCGCGCTATATGCGGCGCCACCCGGATACGCCTGTGCAGATGGAGATCAGCAATACGGATGTGCTGCTGCGCCATATGCGGGAGGGAATCATTCATTTTGCATTGGTCGAGGGATATTTTAACAGCCGGGAATATGATTCCATTCCGTACGCGATGGTTCCTTTTGTGCCGGTCTGCGCGGCGGGCCACAGGTTTTCCGCAGAGCCCTATCAGACCAGGGATCTGCTGGGGGAAAACCTGATTCTCCGGGAACAGGGAAGCGGGACCCGGATGATTCTGGAACGGCAGTTAAACGCGATGAATCTGCAGATTGGGGATTTTCGCAGAGTCTGCGAAATCGGCGGGATGCACGCGATTCTTCAGATGCTCCAGGAGGACGCTGGGATTTCGTTTATGTATCTGTCTGCTGCCCAGTCGTTGATTGATCAGGGAGTGCTGCGTCAGATCCCGCTGAGGGATTTTCACACGCCCCATGCCTTTAATTTTATCTGGGAACGGGGCAGCGTGCATGAGCCGATCTACCGGGAAATCTGCGCGGAACTGGGAATGAAGGAACGGACAGACAGAGGGCCGGCAGCAGGCAGCGGCCAGTCCGGATGA
- a CDS encoding uroporphyrinogen decarboxylase family protein — MTARENILRAYRHELPVNVPNGFTDIDICDSYGERYFGEGQGKDWFGVEWTYTPELHSQTPTPGKEVIEDLEDWKEHISMPDLDSYDWEAIAAEATAGWDRENRVSLCMLLEGPFERMVSLMGFENAACAFYETPDEVHEFMEALTDFKCRYIHILKKYFDFDIIAFHDDWGDNKNMFFDMGMWRTFIRPCIQRVIDAVHAEGMLFEMHSCGYIYPTIGDLVEMGIDSLQPLQYVNPVADIKKEFGSQILLSGGFDTQGVLERPNATEEEIIREVHRTLDEMAPGGGYVALVPIINDQVRAVVTEEISRYGEGFYQ; from the coding sequence ATGACAGCGAGAGAAAATATACTGCGGGCATATCGGCATGAACTGCCGGTCAATGTACCGAACGGATTTACAGATATCGATATCTGCGATTCGTATGGAGAACGGTATTTCGGAGAAGGACAGGGGAAGGACTGGTTTGGCGTGGAATGGACGTATACGCCGGAACTGCATTCCCAGACACCGACGCCGGGAAAAGAGGTAATCGAAGATCTGGAAGACTGGAAAGAGCATATTTCCATGCCGGATCTGGACAGCTATGACTGGGAGGCAATTGCTGCAGAGGCCACTGCAGGCTGGGACCGGGAAAACCGGGTATCCCTCTGTATGCTTCTGGAAGGGCCATTTGAGCGGATGGTCAGTCTGATGGGATTTGAAAATGCTGCCTGCGCCTTTTATGAGACCCCGGATGAGGTGCATGAATTCATGGAGGCGCTGACAGATTTTAAGTGCAGATATATTCATATCCTGAAAAAATATTTTGATTTTGATATTATTGCATTCCACGATGACTGGGGAGATAATAAGAATATGTTCTTCGATATGGGGATGTGGCGCACGTTTATCCGTCCCTGCATTCAGCGGGTCATTGACGCGGTTCACGCGGAAGGCATGCTCTTTGAGATGCATTCCTGCGGTTATATCTATCCAACCATCGGAGATCTGGTGGAAATGGGAATTGATTCCCTTCAGCCGCTGCAGTATGTGAATCCGGTCGCTGACATTAAAAAGGAATTCGGTTCACAGATCCTTCTGAGCGGAGGCTTTGACACGCAGGGAGTCTTGGAGCGTCCGAACGCAACGGAGGAAGAAATCATCCGTGAAGTGCACCGGACACTGGATGAAATGGCGCCCGGCGGCGGATATGTGGCGCTGGTGCCGATTATTAACGATCAGGTACGCGCGGTGGTTACAGAAGAGATCAGCAGATACGGAGAAGGATTTTATCAGTAA
- a CDS encoding MFS transporter: MKEKNRKSELFGFGKGWWTILYCLLMFWFYAGMVNDSSNVVAPAVAAKLGIPAGNVLNMGTVAAMVGVVFFFIMGAVNRKIGARITSCICLILGAVGYFGMGHANSLAQYGISLCICTIGCMSAGYISGGALVASWFPKKKGIVMGYTTMGHNLSTGFFVPLITVLVARLGVTRAVVLPCVLLLVLALAGLAAVRNNPQDRGINPDNVSDEVYRNEYFSEEVEDDGGWTVKRLFRRKTFWLVAIASGGFQFVSTVIITQLVVRNQEVGFTQAQAVGIMTILAFAGIVGSWIIGAMDQKLGTRKTMIFFGIWYAAALLLEVTEKRPLVIVFLIMFALALGGSANFTTSLPAAVFGRHGFKKVNSVLFPIQALVSSFGFCVNGNVLNATGSLRMSYVIAAVASLLVVVLVLFINEHQFNRDYMSTEEAEAFTRQLESED; the protein is encoded by the coding sequence ATGAAAGAGAAAAACAGGAAAAGTGAGCTGTTTGGCTTTGGCAAAGGCTGGTGGACGATTCTGTACTGTCTGCTGATGTTCTGGTTTTACGCCGGCATGGTAAATGACAGCTCGAATGTAGTGGCGCCGGCGGTGGCGGCCAAACTGGGGATTCCGGCCGGAAATGTACTGAACATGGGAACCGTGGCTGCCATGGTGGGTGTTGTCTTCTTCTTTATTATGGGAGCGGTGAACCGGAAAATCGGCGCAAGGATTACGTCCTGCATCTGCCTGATCCTTGGAGCTGTGGGATATTTCGGCATGGGGCACGCGAACAGCCTCGCACAGTATGGGATTTCGCTGTGTATCTGCACCATCGGCTGCATGAGTGCGGGGTATATCTCAGGCGGCGCGCTGGTGGCTTCCTGGTTCCCTAAGAAAAAGGGCATTGTTATGGGATATACAACGATGGGACATAATTTGTCCACAGGCTTCTTTGTTCCGTTGATTACGGTGCTTGTTGCGCGTCTCGGGGTTACCCGGGCAGTTGTGCTTCCCTGTGTGCTTTTGCTGGTACTGGCACTTGCAGGCCTGGCTGCTGTGCGCAACAATCCGCAGGATCGCGGCATAAATCCGGACAATGTATCCGATGAAGTGTACCGAAATGAGTATTTTTCGGAAGAAGTCGAAGACGACGGCGGATGGACAGTCAAGCGCCTGTTCCGCAGAAAAACCTTCTGGCTGGTAGCCATTGCCTCCGGCGGATTCCAGTTTGTATCCACCGTCATTATTACACAGCTGGTAGTGCGCAACCAGGAGGTGGGATTTACGCAGGCACAGGCTGTGGGAATCATGACGATTCTGGCCTTTGCGGGAATTGTGGGTTCCTGGATTATCGGCGCGATGGACCAGAAGCTGGGGACAAGAAAAACGATGATCTTTTTCGGTATCTGGTATGCGGCAGCGCTGCTTCTGGAAGTAACGGAAAAACGTCCGCTGGTGATCGTGTTCCTGATTATGTTTGCCCTGGCGCTGGGAGGCTCGGCAAACTTTACCACTTCCCTGCCGGCAGCCGTGTTTGGCCGGCATGGATTCAAAAAAGTGAACAGTGTATTGTTCCCGATTCAGGCGCTGGTATCGTCCTTTGGCTTCTGCGTCAATGGAAATGTGCTGAATGCCACAGGAAGTCTCCGGATGTCCTATGTGATTGCGGCAGTGGCTTCCCTGCTGGTGGTGGTATTGGTGCTGTTTATCAATGAGCATCAGTTTAACCGTGATTACATGAGCACAGAAGAAGCGGAAGCATTTACCAGACAGTTAGAATCAGAAGACTGA